The uncultured Subdoligranulum sp. genomic sequence GCGCTTCAGCACGGTCCGCCACGTCCTTCAGGTTGTTGGCCTTCAGGGCACCGGCGGTCTTGGTCAGCACAGCCGTGCGCTCATCCAGCAGGCGCAGCACACCGAAGCCGGTGGTCGCCTCAATACGGCGGATACCGGCGGCCACGCTGGATTCGCTGAGGATCTTGAAGCAGCCGATCTGCGCCGTGTTCTTCACATGGGTGCCGCCGCAGAACTCAGTGCTCCAGCCACCAGCGTCGACCACGCGGACGATGCTGCCGTACTTCTCTCCGAACAGCGCCATGGCGCCCATCTTCTTGGCTTCTTCGATGGGCAGGTTCTGGATCACCACCGGCAGAGAGGCAAAAATCTTTTCGTTGACCTTGCGCTCGACTTCGGTCAGCTCCTCCGGCGTTACAGCGCTGAAATGAGTAAAGTCAAAGTGGGTGATCTTGTCATCCTGGTAGCTGCCGGCCTGGTGCACATGCTCGCCCAGAACTTCACGCAGGGCCTTCTGCAGCAGATGGGTGGCAGTATGGTTGCGGCAGATGGCCATACGGCGGCCTTCATCCACCGAGGCGCTGACCTCATCGCCAACCCTGATGGTGCCGTCCAGCAGTTCACAGGTATGGACAAAATATCCCTTGGGGGTCTTCTTGACCTGGGTGACTTTCAGCTTGGCATCGCCGGAAGTGATGAAGCCGTAGTCGGCAACCTGGCCGCCCATCTCCGCATAGAACGGAGTGCGGTCCAGTACCACCAGGACGCCTTCCTTGGACTCGCCCGCCTCATCGGTGGCAATGGCGTCGGCCAGCTCTTCACCGTCGGACAGGGCCAGCACCTTGGCCGTTTCATGCAGCGTTTCGTAACCATCAAACTGCGTGGGCTCCGCCTTGAGTTCACCGAACAGATCTTCGCTCCAGCCGGAGATATCCTTGGCCAGACGCTCTGCGCGGGCACGCTCACGCTGCTTGGTCATCTCTGCATGGAAAGCTTCCTCATCCACCGTGAACCCGGCTTCTGCAGCGATTTCTTTGGTCAGGTCCAGGGGGAAGCCAAAGGTATCGTTGAGCTTGAAAACCTCAGTGCCGGACAGAACGGTCTCACCGGCGGCTTTGCGCTCATCGATCATGTTGTTCAGGATGTTCAGACCGGCATCAATGGTACGGCCAAAGCGTTCTTCCTCGGTGCCGACCACCTTCTTGATGTAGGCCTCATGCTCGCGCAGCTCGGGATAACCGGCTTCGCTGGAAACGATTACGGTATCCACCAGCTCGGTCAGGAAAGGCCGGTCGATGCCCAGCATACGGCCATGGCGGGCCGCACGGCGCAGCAGACGGCGCAGCACGTAGCCGCGGCCCTCGTTGGAGGGCAGGATGCCGTCAGAAACC encodes the following:
- the alaS gene encoding alanine--tRNA ligase; its protein translation is MQWTGLNELREKYLHFFETKGHLRLGSFPLVPKDDPSLLLINSGMAPMKKWFLGQEEPPRHRVTTCQKCIRTPDIERVGITARHGTFFEMLGNFSFQDYFKEEVIPWAWEFLTKELEIPADKLYISVYLDDDEAYDIWTKKVGIPEDHMVRFGKEDNFWEHGSGPCGPCSEIYYDRGPEHGCGKPTCKVGCDCDRYMEIWNLVFSQFDSDGKGHYERLPRPNIDTGMGLERLACVMQDVGNLFEVDTVASVLHHVERISGKYYGDSEKDDISIRVITDHIRSTVFMVSDGILPSNEGRGYVLRRLLRRAARHGRMLGIDRPFLTELVDTVIVSSEAGYPELREHEAYIKKVVGTEEERFGRTIDAGLNILNNMIDERKAAGETVLSGTEVFKLNDTFGFPLDLTKEIAAEAGFTVDEEAFHAEMTKQRERARAERLAKDISGWSEDLFGELKAEPTQFDGYETLHETAKVLALSDGEELADAIATDEAGESKEGVLVVLDRTPFYAEMGGQVADYGFITSGDAKLKVTQVKKTPKGYFVHTCELLDGTIRVGDEVSASVDEGRRMAICRNHTATHLLQKALREVLGEHVHQAGSYQDDKITHFDFTHFSAVTPEELTEVERKVNEKIFASLPVVIQNLPIEEAKKMGAMALFGEKYGSIVRVVDAGGWSTEFCGGTHVKNTAQIGCFKILSESSVAAGIRRIEATTGFGVLRLLDERTAVLTKTAGALKANNLKDVADRAEALAAELKETNKQLDNLKAEMAAAKVDGLFENAADVEGIRIISAYLTGTGADTLREMVDKVREKAPNAVTVLVGSDGNKTMMAVGVSSNAKARGLKAGVLVKKIAAIAGGNGGGKPDFAMAGIRDVSKIDEALHAVPEIVKAELNA